Proteins found in one Streptococcus iniae genomic segment:
- a CDS encoding ATP-dependent Clp protease ATP-binding subunit has protein sequence MLCQNCNLNEASIHLYTSLNGKQKQVDLCQNCYQIMKTDANNPILGGLHSKRQDSSISPFFDDFFGDLNHFKPFGQLPNTPQGNNQQPPIRNDGQQQGHQQTTSAPAPQGLLEEFGINITDMAKNGDIDPVIGRDEEIVRVIEILNRRTKNNPVLIGEPGVGKTAVVEGLAQKIVDGEVPHKLQHKQVIRLDVVSLVQGTGIRGQFEERMQKLMDEIRQRNDVILFIDEIHEIVGAGSAGDGNMDAGNILKPALARGELQLVGATTLNEYRIIEKDAALERRMQPVKVDEPSVEETLIILKGIQAKYESYHHVKYSQDAIEAAAHLSNRYIQDRFLPDKAIDLLDEAGSKMNLTLNFVDPKEIDKRLLEAENLKTQATRNEDYERAAYFRDQITKYKEMQKQKLDDQDIPIITEKTIEAIVEQKTNIPVGDLKEKEQSQLVHLADDLKKHVIGQDEAVTKIAKAIRRNRVGLGSPNRPIGSFLFVGPTGVGKTELSKQLAIELFGSADNMIRFDMSEYMEKHAVSKLVGAPPGYVGYDEAGQLTEKVRRNPYSLILLDEVEKAHPDVMHMFLQVLDDGRLTDGQGRTVSFKDTIIIMTSNAGTGKVEASVGFGATREGRSQSVLGQLGNFFSPEFMNRFDGIIEFQALSKDNLLHIVDLMLDDINQRLEHNGLHLEVTQKVKEKLVDLGYDPKMGARPLRRTLQEHIEDAITDFYLENPSEKDLRAIMTSNGQIVIKSNKKNEVTSYETPQ, from the coding sequence ATGCTTTGTCAAAACTGTAACTTAAACGAAGCTTCCATTCACTTGTATACAAGCTTAAATGGTAAGCAAAAACAAGTCGATTTATGTCAAAATTGCTATCAAATTATGAAAACAGATGCTAACAATCCAATTTTGGGAGGTCTTCATTCTAAAAGACAAGATTCTTCTATCAGTCCTTTCTTTGATGATTTTTTTGGTGATTTAAATCATTTTAAACCCTTTGGTCAATTGCCAAACACTCCGCAAGGCAACAACCAACAGCCCCCTATTAGAAACGACGGGCAACAACAAGGCCATCAGCAAACAACAAGCGCTCCTGCTCCTCAAGGACTTCTTGAAGAGTTTGGTATCAATATTACAGATATGGCTAAAAATGGTGATATTGACCCGGTTATCGGACGTGATGAGGAAATCGTGCGTGTTATCGAAATTTTAAACCGTAGAACGAAAAATAATCCCGTTTTGATTGGTGAACCTGGCGTTGGGAAAACAGCAGTTGTCGAAGGCTTGGCACAAAAGATTGTTGATGGAGAAGTCCCTCACAAACTCCAGCATAAACAAGTTATCCGCCTAGATGTGGTCAGTCTTGTTCAAGGAACTGGCATTCGTGGTCAATTTGAAGAGCGTATGCAAAAACTGATGGATGAAATCCGTCAACGCAATGATGTCATCTTATTTATTGATGAAATCCATGAAATTGTTGGTGCTGGTAGCGCTGGCGATGGCAATATGGATGCCGGTAATATTTTAAAACCTGCTCTAGCTCGTGGCGAGTTGCAATTAGTTGGTGCTACTACCCTTAATGAATACCGTATCATTGAAAAAGATGCCGCTCTTGAGCGGCGAATGCAACCTGTTAAGGTAGATGAACCATCTGTTGAAGAAACCCTTATTATTTTAAAAGGGATTCAGGCAAAATATGAAAGCTACCATCATGTTAAGTATAGCCAAGATGCTATTGAAGCCGCAGCTCATTTATCAAATCGTTACATCCAAGATCGTTTCTTACCTGACAAGGCTATTGATCTTCTTGATGAGGCGGGATCTAAAATGAACTTAACACTCAATTTTGTTGACCCTAAAGAAATTGATAAACGCTTGCTTGAAGCTGAAAATCTAAAAACTCAAGCAACGCGTAATGAGGATTATGAACGCGCAGCATACTTCCGCGATCAAATTACCAAGTATAAAGAAATGCAAAAGCAAAAATTGGATGATCAGGATATTCCTATTATTACCGAGAAAACCATTGAAGCAATTGTTGAGCAAAAAACCAATATTCCTGTTGGCGATTTGAAAGAAAAAGAGCAATCTCAATTGGTTCATTTGGCAGATGATTTGAAAAAACATGTTATTGGTCAAGATGAGGCTGTCACAAAGATTGCTAAAGCTATTCGCCGCAACAGAGTGGGACTAGGCAGCCCTAATCGACCAATTGGCTCCTTCCTTTTTGTTGGACCTACCGGTGTTGGGAAAACAGAATTGTCTAAACAATTAGCTATTGAACTTTTCGGTTCTGCTGATAATATGATTCGATTTGACATGTCAGAATATATGGAAAAACACGCAGTATCAAAACTTGTCGGTGCTCCTCCAGGATATGTTGGTTATGATGAAGCAGGTCAATTAACAGAAAAAGTTCGTCGTAACCCATACTCTCTTATCCTTTTAGATGAGGTTGAAAAAGCACATCCAGATGTTATGCATATGTTCCTTCAAGTGTTAGATGATGGACGTTTAACAGATGGACAAGGCCGCACTGTCAGTTTCAAAGACACTATCATTATCATGACATCAAACGCAGGAACTGGTAAAGTCGAAGCCTCTGTTGGATTTGGTGCTACTCGTGAGGGGCGTTCACAGTCTGTTTTAGGTCAACTCGGGAACTTCTTTAGCCCTGAATTCATGAACCGTTTTGATGGTATCATTGAATTCCAAGCACTTAGCAAGGATAATCTCTTACATATTGTTGATTTGATGTTAGATGATATTAATCAAAGACTTGAACACAACGGCCTTCATTTAGAGGTGACTCAAAAAGTAAAAGAAAAATTAGTTGATTTAGGCTATGATCCTAAAATGGGAGCTCGGCCATTGCGTCGTACCCTACAAGAACACATTGAAGATGCTATCACTGATTTTTACTTGGAAAATCCAAGCGAAAAAGATTTACGCGCCATCATGACAAGTAATGGTCAGATTGTCATTAAATCAAATAAAAAGAATGAAGTGACAAGTTACGAAACACCACAATAA
- a CDS encoding amino acid ABC transporter permease: MNFSFLPQYWAYFNYGVIVTILISASVVFFGTIIGVMITFANRSSFKPLSWLASLYVWIFRGTPMVVQIMIAFAWMHFNNLPTIGFGVLDLDFSRLLPGIIIISLNSGAYISEIVRAGIEAVPKGQLEAAYSLGIRPKNAMRFVILPQAFKNILPALGNEFITIIKDSALLQTIGVMELWNGAQTVVSSTYLPITPLLFAAFYYLMVTTILSQLLKMLESKMGQGVNGL, translated from the coding sequence ATGAATTTTTCTTTTTTGCCCCAATACTGGGCTTATTTTAATTATGGGGTTATCGTAACCATCCTTATTTCAGCTAGCGTCGTCTTTTTTGGAACAATTATTGGTGTCATGATTACTTTTGCCAATCGCAGTTCTTTTAAGCCCTTAAGTTGGTTGGCTAGCTTATACGTTTGGATTTTCCGTGGAACTCCTATGGTTGTTCAAATTATGATAGCCTTTGCTTGGATGCATTTTAACAACTTACCAACAATTGGTTTTGGTGTTCTTGATCTTGATTTTTCAAGACTATTGCCTGGTATTATTATTATTTCTTTAAATAGCGGAGCTTATATTTCAGAAATCGTCAGAGCAGGTATTGAAGCTGTTCCTAAAGGCCAGTTAGAAGCAGCTTATTCACTTGGTATTCGTCCTAAAAATGCAATGAGATTTGTCATTTTACCGCAAGCATTTAAAAATATATTACCTGCTTTAGGCAATGAATTTATTACCATTATTAAAGATAGTGCCTTACTTCAAACTATCGGGGTTATGGAATTGTGGAATGGGGCTCAAACAGTCGTGTCTTCAACTTATCTGCCAATTACACCTTTACTGTTTGCTGCTTTTTACTACTTAATGGTGACAACAATTTTATCACAACTCTTGAAAATGCTTGAGTCAAAAATGGGACAAGGAGTAAATGGATTATGA
- a CDS encoding NUDIX hydrolase, producing the protein MTIPIFGEKIPDKAYQTRYGVYAVIPNKENSHIVLVQAPNGSWFLPGGEIEAAEDHIMALERELAEELGFSAKLGYYYGQADEYFYSRHRDTHYYNPAYLYEVTDYTILGKPLEDFNTIAWFPVEEAIDKLKRGSHKWGIEQWLDRHH; encoded by the coding sequence ATGACAATTCCAATTTTCGGTGAAAAAATCCCTGACAAAGCCTATCAGACACGCTATGGCGTCTATGCTGTTATTCCAAATAAAGAAAATAGTCACATCGTTTTAGTGCAGGCACCAAATGGTTCTTGGTTCTTACCTGGTGGTGAAATCGAAGCTGCTGAGGACCATATTATGGCTCTTGAAAGAGAACTTGCTGAGGAATTAGGCTTCTCAGCTAAACTTGGTTATTATTATGGTCAAGCTGATGAATACTTTTATTCCCGTCATCGTGACACTCATTATTACAATCCTGCCTATCTCTATGAAGTGACTGATTATACCATTCTTGGCAAGCCACTTGAAGATTTCAATACCATCGCTTGGTTCCCAGTTGAAGAAGCTATTGATAAGCTAAAACGCGGAAGCCACAAATGGGGAATTGAGCAGTGGCTGGATAGACATCATTAA
- a CDS encoding arginine repressor produces the protein MKKNERLDLIKKMVLSHDIETQHELLALLKNHGLELTQATISRDMNEIGIVKIPSGSGPYIYGLSQDSGKKISQRPVSIRSTILQVSEEHESLKYHLYLKVTPGNAMLIKRYLFTDFADRLFSVIADDDSIQIISKTPEDTTYIRQQVQKWMKDK, from the coding sequence ATGAAGAAGAATGAACGTTTAGATTTGATTAAAAAAATGGTTTTATCCCATGATATTGAAACACAGCATGAATTGCTAGCATTATTAAAAAATCATGGTTTAGAGTTAACGCAAGCTACCATTTCTCGAGATATGAATGAAATTGGTATTGTTAAGATTCCGTCTGGATCAGGTCCCTATATTTATGGCTTATCTCAGGATAGTGGTAAAAAAATTTCTCAACGCCCTGTCTCTATTCGCAGTACAATTTTACAAGTATCAGAGGAGCATGAGAGTCTTAAGTACCATCTTTACCTTAAGGTAACCCCTGGAAATGCAATGCTTATTAAGCGTTACTTGTTTACAGACTTTGCAGATAGACTCTTTAGTGTTATTGCTGATGATGACAGTATTCAAATTATTAGTAAAACACCTGAAGATACAACATATATTCGTCAACAAGTTCAAAAATGGATGAAGGATAAATAA
- a CDS encoding DUF1827 family protein — MRLINTTSSHPELVQNQLRNTDAQLVEVYSAGNTDVVFTKAPKHYELLITNKYRAIKEDELEVIREFFLKRKINTQHIDPELTRTLHTDNLIEISFQITQ, encoded by the coding sequence ATGCGATTAATTAACACGACTAGCAGTCACCCCGAACTTGTCCAAAATCAACTTCGAAATACTGATGCTCAACTTGTTGAGGTCTATTCCGCTGGCAACACAGATGTTGTGTTTACTAAAGCTCCTAAGCACTATGAACTTCTCATTACTAACAAATACCGTGCTATCAAAGAAGATGAATTAGAAGTTATTCGTGAATTTTTCCTCAAACGTAAAATCAATACACAACATATTGATCCAGAGTTAACAAGGACGCTTCATACAGATAATCTTATTGAAATTTCATTTCAAATCACACAATAA
- a CDS encoding TlyA family RNA methyltransferase: protein MPKERVDVLAYKQGLFDTREQAKRGVMAGLVVSLLNGERYDKPGEKIDEATELKLKGEKLKYVSRGGLKLEKALEVFGISVSDMTTIDIGASTGGFTDVMLQAGARLVYAVDVGTNQLVWKLRQDQRVRSMEQYNFRYAQLADFMEGQPSFASIDVSFISLNLILPALQEILADKGQVVALVKPQFEAGREQIGKNGIVKDAKIHEFVLKNVMHFAQNNGFTVKGLDFSPIQGGHGNIEFLAHLEKTSHPQSLDLQVVEEIVEKAHKEFNRHEEE, encoded by the coding sequence ATGCCTAAAGAAAGAGTAGATGTCCTAGCCTATAAGCAAGGGTTATTTGATACTAGAGAACAAGCTAAAAGAGGTGTTATGGCTGGTCTTGTCGTCTCATTACTCAATGGGGAGCGGTATGATAAACCAGGAGAAAAAATTGATGAAGCAACTGAACTTAAACTAAAAGGTGAAAAACTGAAATATGTTAGCCGTGGTGGTCTTAAACTTGAAAAAGCTTTAGAGGTTTTTGGTATTTCTGTTAGTGATATGACAACTATTGATATTGGTGCCTCAACAGGTGGCTTCACAGATGTCATGTTGCAAGCAGGTGCAAGGTTGGTTTATGCTGTTGATGTGGGAACCAATCAATTGGTTTGGAAGTTGCGTCAAGACCAACGGGTGCGTAGTATGGAACAATATAATTTTCGCTATGCACAATTAGCAGATTTTATGGAAGGTCAACCTTCCTTTGCAAGTATTGATGTTTCTTTTATTTCCTTGAATTTAATTTTACCAGCATTGCAAGAAATTCTTGCTGATAAAGGACAAGTGGTTGCCTTAGTTAAGCCACAGTTTGAAGCAGGCAGAGAGCAAATTGGAAAAAATGGAATTGTTAAAGACGCTAAGATTCATGAATTTGTTTTAAAAAATGTCATGCATTTTGCTCAAAATAACGGATTTACAGTTAAAGGCTTAGATTTTTCACCAATTCAAGGTGGCCATGGTAATATTGAATTTTTAGCCCACTTAGAAAAAACATCACATCCTCAATCACTGGATTTACAAGTTGTTGAGGAAATCGTTGAAAAAGCACATAAGGAATTTAATCGACATGAAGAAGAATGA
- a CDS encoding polyprenyl synthetase family protein translates to MDKLQGIDDAIRRYYDTAPFVVSESLIEAILYSVDAGGKRIRPLLLLELLEGFGVTLTDAHYDVAAALEMIHTGSLIHDDLPAMDNDDYRRGRLTSHKQYDEATAILAGDSLFLDPFGLLAKAQLPAHILIRLVKELSAASGTFGMVGGQMLDMQAEGQKLDVIELSIIHANKTGQLLAFPFMAAGLITEQEEKITQRLHQAGLLIGHAFQVRDDILDLTASFDQLGKTPQKDLQAQKSTYPSLLGLEQSYFVLNDSLDQAQRIFADLHQRVGFDATTIHDMIERLRLNA, encoded by the coding sequence ATGGATAAGTTACAAGGAATTGATGATGCTATTCGTCGTTACTATGATACAGCGCCTTTTGTTGTATCAGAAAGCCTAATTGAAGCTATTCTTTATTCTGTTGATGCTGGGGGTAAACGTATTCGACCTCTACTGTTACTAGAATTACTAGAAGGATTTGGCGTGACGCTAACAGATGCTCATTATGATGTGGCAGCTGCTTTAGAAATGATTCACACTGGTAGTCTTATTCATGATGATCTTCCAGCTATGGATAATGATGACTACCGTAGGGGACGTTTAACCAGTCATAAACAATATGATGAAGCGACAGCTATTTTAGCAGGTGATAGTCTTTTTTTAGACCCCTTTGGCTTATTAGCTAAAGCTCAATTACCTGCTCATATTTTGATTAGGCTAGTAAAAGAACTATCAGCTGCATCAGGGACCTTTGGTATGGTCGGTGGGCAAATGCTGGATATGCAAGCTGAAGGTCAAAAATTAGATGTTATAGAATTATCAATTATTCATGCTAATAAAACAGGACAGTTACTAGCTTTTCCATTTATGGCAGCAGGCTTAATTACAGAACAAGAAGAAAAAATCACGCAAAGACTTCATCAAGCAGGTCTACTGATTGGTCACGCCTTTCAAGTTAGAGATGATATTTTAGACCTTACTGCTAGCTTTGATCAACTTGGTAAAACACCTCAAAAAGATCTCCAAGCACAGAAATCAACCTACCCAAGTTTACTGGGCTTAGAGCAATCTTACTTTGTTTTAAATGATTCCTTGGATCAGGCTCAAAGGATTTTTGCTGATTTGCATCAACGAGTTGGTTTTGATGCAACTACCATACATGACATGATAGAAAGGTTGCGACTAAATGCCTAA
- a CDS encoding exodeoxyribonuclease VII small subunit, which produces MSTKKTFEENLQELEAIVTQLENGDVPLEEAISQFQEGMLLSKNLQKTLQEAEKTMVKVMQADGTEVEIDA; this is translated from the coding sequence ATGTCAACTAAAAAAACATTTGAAGAAAATTTACAAGAATTAGAAGCTATCGTTACACAATTGGAAAATGGTGATGTTCCTTTAGAAGAGGCCATTAGCCAATTTCAAGAAGGAATGCTCTTGTCTAAAAACCTTCAAAAGACCTTACAGGAAGCTGAAAAAACTATGGTTAAGGTCATGCAGGCGGACGGAACAGAAGTGGAAATTGATGCCTAA
- a CDS encoding YkuJ family protein: MESHLVRIINRLELMITDGGNLKRNFERDGVVVAEVAFSNDPESGPVFTLRDVEARESYSFDSIDLIAMEIYDLLY; the protein is encoded by the coding sequence ATGGAATCACATTTGGTGAGAATTATTAACCGCCTTGAATTGATGATTACTGATGGTGGTAATTTAAAAAGAAATTTTGAACGTGATGGTGTCGTCGTCGCTGAAGTGGCATTTTCTAATGACCCAGAAAGCGGACCAGTTTTCACATTGAGAGATGTTGAAGCACGTGAATCATATTCTTTTGATAGCATTGATTTAATTGCAATGGAAATCTACGATTTACTATATTAA
- a CDS encoding amino acid ABC transporter ATP-binding protein, whose product MSETIIAINDLHKYFGKNEVLKGINLDIQQGEVVVIIGPSGSGKSTLLRSMNLLEVPTKGQVTFEGVDITDKKNDVFKMREKMGMVFQQFNLFPNMTVLENITLSPIQTKGKSKADAEKKAFELLEKVGLSEKAHAYPVSLSGGQQQRIAIARGLAMDPDVLLFDEPTSALDPEMVGEVLAVMQDLAKSGMTMVIVTHEMGFAKEVADRVIFMDGGVIVEEGTPSQVFDNTREERTQDFLSKVL is encoded by the coding sequence ATGAGTGAAACAATTATAGCAATTAATGATTTGCATAAATATTTTGGTAAAAATGAAGTCTTAAAAGGCATTAATCTTGATATTCAACAAGGTGAAGTCGTTGTTATTATCGGACCATCAGGTTCTGGAAAGTCAACACTTTTGAGAAGTATGAATTTGTTAGAAGTTCCTACTAAAGGTCAGGTCACTTTTGAAGGTGTTGATATCACTGATAAGAAAAATGATGTCTTCAAGATGCGTGAAAAAATGGGCATGGTTTTTCAGCAGTTTAACTTATTTCCAAATATGACTGTTTTAGAAAACATTACCCTATCTCCGATTCAAACCAAAGGCAAATCAAAAGCTGATGCTGAAAAGAAAGCCTTTGAACTACTTGAAAAAGTGGGACTTTCAGAAAAAGCTCATGCCTATCCCGTTAGTTTATCAGGTGGACAACAACAAAGGATTGCTATTGCTCGAGGTTTGGCTATGGATCCAGATGTCTTATTGTTTGATGAGCCAACATCAGCTCTAGACCCTGAAATGGTTGGTGAAGTACTTGCTGTTATGCAAGATTTAGCAAAATCGGGAATGACAATGGTGATTGTAACACATGAAATGGGATTTGCAAAGGAAGTCGCAGACCGGGTCATCTTTATGGATGGTGGTGTAATTGTTGAAGAAGGCACACCAAGCCAAGTCTTTGACAATACTCGTGAAGAAAGAACACAAGATTTCTTAAGTAAGGTTCTTTAA
- a CDS encoding bifunctional methylenetetrahydrofolate dehydrogenase/methenyltetrahydrofolate cyclohydrolase, whose protein sequence is MATIIDGKALAQKMQASLAEKVTDMKKEYGIVPGLVVILVGDNTASQVYVRNKEKSALAAGFKSETIRLSESTSQEELIAIIRQYNLDETIHGILVQLPLPQHINDKKIILEIDPKKDVDGFHPMNTGHLWSGRSQMVPCTPAGIMEMFREYSIDLEGKDAVIIGRSNIVGKPMAQLLLDKNATVTLAHSRTRHLEKIARRADILIVAIGQGHFVTKEFVKDGAVVIDVGMNRDDNGKLIGDVAFDEVEPLASYITPVPGGVGPMTITMLLEQTYQSALRSIITD, encoded by the coding sequence ATGGCGACAATAATTGATGGAAAAGCCTTAGCGCAAAAAATGCAAGCGAGCCTTGCAGAAAAAGTCACAGACATGAAAAAAGAGTACGGCATTGTCCCAGGTTTAGTGGTTATTTTAGTTGGAGATAATACAGCAAGCCAAGTCTATGTGAGAAATAAGGAAAAATCTGCATTGGCTGCAGGATTTAAAAGTGAGACCATTAGACTTTCAGAATCAACGAGTCAAGAGGAATTAATTGCAATCATTAGACAGTACAATCTTGATGAAACCATACATGGTATTTTGGTGCAGTTACCGCTACCACAGCATATTAACGATAAAAAAATTATTTTGGAAATTGACCCTAAAAAAGATGTTGATGGCTTTCATCCAATGAATACTGGGCATCTTTGGTCAGGCCGTTCTCAAATGGTTCCGTGTACACCAGCAGGTATTATGGAAATGTTTAGAGAATACAGCATAGATTTAGAAGGTAAAGATGCTGTTATTATTGGTCGTTCTAATATTGTTGGAAAACCAATGGCTCAATTACTTTTGGATAAAAATGCAACAGTCACTCTAGCTCATTCACGTACGCGTCATTTGGAGAAAATTGCAAGACGGGCAGATATCTTAATTGTTGCAATTGGTCAAGGTCATTTTGTCACTAAAGAATTTGTCAAAGACGGTGCAGTGGTTATTGACGTTGGGATGAATCGTGATGACAATGGTAAGTTAATTGGTGATGTTGCTTTTGATGAAGTTGAACCCTTAGCAAGCTATATTACACCTGTTCCAGGTGGTGTTGGACCTATGACCATAACCATGCTATTAGAGCAAACCTATCAATCAGCACTCCGTAGTATCATTACAGACTAA
- the xseA gene encoding exodeoxyribonuclease VII large subunit, with translation MPDYLSVTHLTKYLKMKFDRDPYLERVYLTGQVSNFRKRPSHQYFSLKDEGAVIQATMWAGAYKKLGFDLEEGMKVNVIGRIQIYEPSGSYSIIIEKAEPDGVGALALQFEQLKNKLAAQGYFEDKHKQSLPQFVTKIGVLTSPSGAVIRDIITTVSRRFPGVEILLFPTKVQGEGSAQEVVANIKKANQRDDLDLLIVGRGGGSIEDLWAFNEEEVVRAIFESHLPIISSVGHETDVTLADFVADRRAATPTAAAELATPVTKADIISWLAERQNRVYQAQLRLIKQKQEQVLKLSQSVIFRQPERLYDAYLQKLDRLQLALGNAFKEQLRQSKEDELLLKHRLRSIDLIGKVTTYQENLKHLTYQLEAHTKHKYEKQFARFEKAQDALLSLDTTRIIARGYALVKKENQVQESVKTLKKGDQLSIEMRDGQIEVEVKHVN, from the coding sequence ATGCCAGACTATCTAAGTGTCACACATTTAACCAAATATTTGAAAATGAAGTTTGACCGTGACCCTTACTTGGAAAGGGTTTACCTGACGGGTCAAGTCTCCAACTTTCGTAAACGTCCCAGTCATCAATATTTTTCACTTAAGGATGAAGGTGCAGTTATTCAAGCGACCATGTGGGCAGGTGCCTACAAAAAATTAGGCTTTGACCTTGAAGAAGGCATGAAAGTAAATGTTATTGGAAGGATTCAAATCTATGAACCTTCTGGGTCATACTCTATTATTATTGAAAAGGCAGAGCCAGATGGCGTAGGTGCTTTGGCCTTACAATTTGAACAATTAAAAAATAAATTGGCGGCTCAAGGTTATTTTGAAGACAAACACAAGCAAAGTCTTCCCCAGTTTGTGACCAAAATTGGGGTTTTGACAAGTCCAAGTGGAGCTGTTATCAGAGATATTATCACAACTGTATCCAGACGTTTTCCTGGTGTTGAAATCTTGCTTTTTCCTACTAAGGTACAAGGAGAAGGTTCGGCGCAAGAAGTGGTTGCAAACATTAAAAAAGCAAATCAAAGAGATGATCTAGATCTGTTAATTGTTGGTCGAGGAGGAGGTTCTATTGAAGACCTTTGGGCTTTTAATGAGGAAGAGGTCGTTAGAGCTATCTTTGAATCGCACCTTCCCATCATTTCCAGTGTCGGCCATGAAACAGACGTCACCTTGGCAGATTTTGTAGCTGATCGCAGAGCGGCAACACCGACAGCAGCAGCAGAGTTAGCAACGCCAGTAACTAAAGCTGATATCATCTCTTGGCTTGCAGAACGACAAAATAGAGTCTATCAGGCACAATTAAGACTCATAAAACAAAAGCAAGAACAGGTTCTTAAACTGTCACAATCAGTGATTTTTAGGCAACCAGAACGTCTTTATGATGCTTATTTGCAGAAACTTGATCGCTTGCAATTAGCGTTAGGCAATGCCTTTAAAGAGCAGTTGAGACAGTCAAAAGAAGACGAGTTGCTTCTTAAGCATCGGTTACGCTCCATTGATTTAATTGGAAAAGTGACCACTTATCAAGAAAATCTTAAACATCTGACTTATCAACTAGAAGCTCATACCAAACATAAATATGAGAAACAATTTGCTCGTTTTGAAAAAGCTCAAGATGCTTTATTATCTTTAGATACGACACGGATTATTGCCAGGGGATATGCCTTGGTAAAAAAAGAAAATCAAGTCCAGGAATCTGTGAAAACACTAAAAAAAGGAGATCAACTTAGCATTGAAATGCGAGATGGTCAGATAGAAGTAGAGGTTAAGCATGTCAACTAA